TGTTTCCCAAGAACACCAATGTGTCTTCCTTCGCCCATTCTCTGCACCCCACCAATAATTCCTTATAATTTGCATAAAGTCATCACAAAGAGTAAGGGGCAATTTAAAAACTCCTATAATATATGTTGGCAATGCTTGAGCTACAGACTTAATTAGGATCTCCTTTCCAGCTTGAGACATGTTACGTTCGCTCCAGTCATTCATTCTTTTCCGGAATCGATTTCGAAGAGGTTGGAAAAGATGACATGTGCCTAGTTCAGTTCTCAAGTCACTGTACACTAAAAGTCATCGACACTGTCCTAACTCCAATTACCAGAGGAGCTGTGGAGGATACAGAGTAGGCATCAAGCTGCAGTCAGTACTCAgtaaaaaggaaacaaaatggGAATACACTAGTAACAAGTGGAGCAGTGAGATGATTAGCTTGGCCGCCACTAACAGACAGACAGAACAAGGAATCGATGGGCATCCATCACTGTCACTAAACCCGTCCTTATtaaccccaccaccaccactaatCGTTATTCGTAGACCGTTGACTCATTGACCGAAGACTGCCAGCCTTTTCACACGTATATCAGGCACGCACCCACCCGCCCCCCGTCGTCACTCTCACGGGCTCACTCCCTCCTCTCTGCCCTCCCGACCTCAGCTGCTCTGCAGCTTACCTGACCTCACCTCACCGCCGAGGAAGGTTCCGAGTAAAATAATGTCAGGGCCCACTACCTGCTGCCGCTTCCCCCAACTCCTCGTcttgctcctcttcctcctcctcgccggcgggggccgatcccagcccgccgccggcgaccgcgaGACTCTGCTCACCGTCAAGAAGGATTGGGGCAGCCCCTCTCAGCTCAAGTCCtgggaccccgccgccgcccccgaccaCTGCAATTGGACCGGGGTCGCCTGCgccacaggcggcggcggggtcgtcACGGGGCTGACCCTGTCCCACCTCAACCTCACCGGCTCCGTCCCGGCGTCCGTATGTTTGCTCAAGAACATCACCCACCTCGATCTCTCCtacaacaacctcaccggcgccttccccgccgccgcgctctatGCCTGCGCGGAGCTCAGGTTCCTCGACCTCTCCAACAACCAGCTCTCCGGTCCGCTCGCGCGAGACATCGACGGCCTCTCGCCGGCGATGGAGCACCTCAACCTCTCCACCAACAGCTTCGCCGGCGAGGTGCCGCCCGCGGTGACGAGGCTCACGGAGCTCAAGTCCCTGCTCCTCGACACCAACCGCTTCACGGGCGCGTACCCAGCGGTCGGGATAAGCGAGCTCGCCGGGCTCGAGGTCCTCACGCTGGCCTACAACGCGTTCGCGCCGGCCCCCGTGCCCGCGGAGTTCGCCAAGCTCACCAACCTCACCTACCTCTGGATGGACAAAATGAACCTCACCGGGGAGATCCCGGAGGCCTTTTCCAACCTCACGGAGCTCACGGTGTTCTCCTTGGCGTCCAACGCGCTCACCGGCTCGATCCCGGCGTGGGTGCTGCAGCACGCCAAGCTTCAGAACCTCTACCTGTTCGACAACAgcctctccggcgagctgccaCGCAGCGTCACGGCGGTGAACTTGATTGAGCTTGACTTGTCCTCGAATAAGTTCACCGGAGAGATTCCGGAAGACTTCGGGAAGCTCAAGAACCTCACCTTGCTGTTTCTTTACAAAAACCAGCTCACCGGCACCATCCCGGCGAGCATTGGCCTGCTACCGCTGCGAGACGTCAGGTTATTCAACAACCATCTCTCCGGTGAGCTCCCGCCAGAGCTCGGCATGCACTCGCCGCTCGGCAACCTCGAGGTGGGAAACAACAACCTCTCCGGCCCGCTCCGGGAGACGCTCTGCGCCAACGGGAAACTCTATGACATCGTCGCCTTCAACAACAGCTTCTCCGGCGAGTTCCCGGCGAAGCTCGGCGACTGCGTGACGATAAACAACCTCATGCTCTACAACAACCGCCTGTCCGGCGACTTCCCGGTGAAGATATGGTCGTTCCCGAAGCTGACCATGGTGATgatccagaacaacagcttCACCGGCACTCTGCCGTCAGAGATATCCTTCAACATCTCACGGATTGAGATGGGGAACAACATGTTCTCCGGCTCCTTCCCGGCGTTGGCAAAAGGGCTGAAGGTGTTCCACGCCGAGAACAACCGGCTGGGCGGCGAATTGCCGTCTGACATGAGCAAGCTCGGCAACCTAACTGATTTGTCAGTACCCGGCAACCGGATCACCGGCTCCATTCCGGCGTCGATCAAATTGCTGCAGAAGCTCAATACACTCGACCTGAGCGGCAACCGGATATCCGGCGTGATACCGCCGGGGAGCATTGGGACGCTCCCATCACTGACGACGCTTGATTTGTCTGATAATTTGCTCACCGGCAGCATCCCATCAGACATAAGCAACCTGATCAATTCGCTCAATCTGTCATCGAACCAACTCACCGGCGAGGTGCCGGTTCTGCTCCAGATCGCGGCGTACGACCGCAGCTTCCTCGGCAACCCCGGGCTCTGCGCGAGGGCTGGCTCCGGCACGAACCTCCCGACGTGCCGGGGCGGTGGCAGAGGCGCCCACGACGAGCTGTCCAAGGGCCTGATCACCCTCTTCGGAATGCTCGCCGGCATTGTCCTCGTTGGCAGCATCGGCATCGCCTGGCTGCTCTTCCGGCGCCGGAAGGAGAGCCACGAGGTGACGGACTGGAAGATGATGGCCTTCACCCATCTCAACTTCTCCGAGTCCGACGTGCTCAGCAACATCCGCGAGGAGAACGTGATCGGCAGCGGCGGGTCCGGGAAGGTGTACCGCATCCacctcggcgccgccggaggccgcgacgaggaggccggcggcatgGGAGGCGCCGGCAGGATGGTGGCCGTCAAGAAGATATGGAACTCGAGGAAGGTGGACGAGAAGCTGGACAAGGAGTTCGAGTCGGAGGTGAAGGTGCTGGGCAGCATCCGGCACAACAACATCGTGAAGCTGCTCTGCTGCATCTCCAGCCAGGAAGCCAAGCTGCTGGTCTACGAGTACATGGAGAACGGCAGCCTCGACCGGTGGCTGCACCACCGGGACCGAgagggcgcgccggcgccgctggaCTGGCCGATAAGGCTGGCCATCGCCATCGACGCCGCCAAGGGGCTCAGTTACATGCACCACGACTGTGCTCAGTCGATCGTGCACCGCGACGTCAAGTCCAGCAACATCCTCCTCGACCCGGACTTCCAGGCCAAGATCGCCGACTTCGGGCTCGCTCGGATCCTTGCCAAGTCCGGCGAGCCGGAGTCCGTGTCAGCCATCGGCGGGACATTCGGGTACATGGCTCCAGGTAAGAAGACGCGAAATTCAGCTGTCAGGCATTTCAGTTCGTGCGAATTTTGCAGCTGCGATGCTAATGGATGTGTGGCAATTCTGCAGAGTACGGGTACAGGCCAAAGGTGAACGAGAAGGTGGACgtctacagcttcggcgtcgtcCTCCTGGAGCTGACGACGGGCAAGGTCGCCAACGACAGCGGCGCCGACATGTGCCTGGCGGAATGGGCGTGGCGGCGGTACCAGAAAGGTGCGCCGTTCGACGACATAGTCGACGAGGCCATCCGGGAGCCGGCGTATATGCAGGACATCCTGTCGGTGTTCACCATGGGCGTGATCTGCACGGGCGAGAACCCGCTGACGAGGCCGTCGATGAAGGAGGTGCTGCACCAGCTCATCAGGTGCGAACAGATTGCCGCGGAGGCGTGCCAGGTGGactacgacggcggcggcgcgccgctccTCGAGTCGAAGAAGAAAGGCAGCCGGCGACGGAACTTGTCGGACTCCGGCCGGtggaacgacgacgacgaggaggacagCGGCAACTTCGTGGTGCACGTGGTGTAGTCAGACAAGCGGCGGCTTTACAACTTGCAAGAGCAATTCAGGTGCGCCGGAGCATGGAGGCTGCAAGCTCATCCATGGTGGAATTTCGCCTCTGCTAACCAAGTAACCAGGCAGCTGAAGACGCCCGGTCCTCAATGGCGCAAGGACGAATAACGAAGTACAGTACATATGAATCATCGAAGAGGCTGTAATGTAGCAGCAAAACCATAAGTCGATCTCCAATCACACAAGAACGAAGTTCTTGGGGGTGTTGGATCGGCACgaagggcttgtttggttcGTGACCACACTTAACAAGTGCCAACAGCTCCGTGTAATAACACAAATGTATCCATAAAGTAAAGCCAGTTTTGAGCACGAACTGATAGCCTAgtccttgtttagttcacccccaactcctaactttggcactatgaaaaagaagattccccatcacatcaaacttgcggtacatgcatggagtactaaatgtagacgaaattaaaaattaattgcacagttttgttgtactttgcgagacgaatcttttaagcctaattagtcaatgtttggacaataattcacaaatacaaacgaaacgctacagcgttgtaacagtaatttggcacctccaaactttggcaactaaataAGGGCCCTAGTTCTATGGAAGAAAACCGTGTGATGCAGATTTGTAGATAGAGGATCCTGAGCTGCTTTTTTCAGTTCTCTGAAACTCTGGGCACTTTTTGGATGTTTCAGAAAACTGGAGACCACACAATCTCTGGAAAAAAGGCCAATGAGTGGGCGGCTTATCTGCAACTGTACTGCATGCTGAAATAAAGCCATGCTGACATAGGAAGCAAATTTGTCTTGTGATTTGTGAGGACGGTGACGTGACACGAATTTTTCAAAGTGGGGAAGGTTGCGACGCAGAAAGAACAAATCTGGTGTCCGGCATGAACTAGGAAAAACGGAACAAGGGACAAGAAACAATGGGCATGAGCTGGAAAATGAAACAGCCAGAGGATTGGAGTATGTTGGCAGATTTTATTTGGGTCTCTACTATCTAGGTGCCAAACATTATTAGAAAACGTGGCCTCAATGTGATATAGATCTCTGTGCATTGATTGTTTGGAAGCATTCGCGCTCACTCAAAAGTATGCCGATAGTTCTTGAAATAGGATGTAATAACATAGGTGTTTCAGCTCAAATGTAAACTTAGCAGTAATAGAAATTTGATTTGATTAAACTTCTGAACTTCTTGGGATTGGGATTCTCCAATTTGCTATGCACACTATACGATCAAACTTCAATGTCATATATTACGTGGTTTACAATTACATTCTCAAacgaagaagaaaacaaaaacaaaaaaaaaggattgtTGTTACTCACTAGTCAGTGATGAATCTGACTGAGCATCCAAATCAGAGTGACTGTACAGCTACTGAGGAGAATCTGCTTTATACTTGAGCCATACTGCATTGAATTTCCCTAAAACCAACAGACATGCAACTATTAATATGCAGTAATTTCCAGCCTGATAACTGCAAGAATCTGTTAGGCGTGCTAAAACATTTTATCTTCCTTTATGTGATTGGACACCTTGAAGGATTTAACAAGATTCTATAACCATGATACTTTTGAGCATTGTAATTCTTTAACATAGATCTGTCAGGATGATAAACTGTCAGGAACTCCATGACATCCAGACAATTCTAACGCATCCATATTATGAAATGAACTGGCATTCACGAAATTAGATGTCAATTATCATAAATTTTTGGATCTAGAGGTAGTTCCCCTGATTCAGTATGCACAACCGGAGTCTACACAGACAAGAAAAAGATTGGGGACAGCAGGCAACATCCCAGCAGCAAATGGTCAAGCAACAGCAGAAGAAAggactaagagcaactccaagaggctgctaatcttaccccaatattttttttaggaaaaaagagagaaaaaataaactccaacaatccaactaaaccttccccaattttttagcgacgctaaaaactagcctgccaccgcgtatattttagcgttggcgtttctcccccaatcctgattcccgcacgcccgcgcgtcccttccgatgagcccaatacgatgacgtggcctgtgtttgaagtattgggggctatttattagcgatctgctttggattgatatgtttttgggggaaattttttttgggagaactcccaatacatagttttggggaagaactttttaggatactcttggagttgctctaagggcAGATATGAGCCACATTCCCAGACAACTTCAGACTAGTGCCACTGCATCCACCTTGGAGCAAATTCTATTCGACATAATTGTCAAGCTCATTTGTGTAGAATTTATAGGAAGCTCAGTTGTGTAGAATTTATAGGAAACATATGTTCCAAGTCTACAGGATGTATGAAGATctgtagaaaaaaaaaatctttcggAGCCCAGCATCCATCTTTGGAATGATGCACCTCTGCAAGAAACTGCCCAGATTACCACGGTTTCCCCATAGCAGCAGTGAACCAAATGTAACCAGTACTTCAAAAAACAGAACTATGGTGATAGTATTTGAAAATGTGATGTTATCCTGTTAGCGGGATTATCACACAAAATTAATAGATTGATAGAGGTGCAGGTTACATGCATATATAGGCAAGCGCTCCTAGGGTTGGCTCATGGAAACATAACCAATCACAGGAGATCCCTGCCTATCTCTAAACGACTAAACCAACAAACCATGCGCAGGACACAAGTCCAGGGCCTGTCTGTCCAAGGATTGGGTACCTTATATCATCCCATCCAACCACACATGTTCAAAACCTCTAGAAGATTCCCCATGACCCTGTTTGGATAGCAGTGGATTGAAGTGTCCACCgctatccaaacaagcccttacattACCTCTCTATAATCTACAGACAATATCCTTAGCTTCCAAGATACCCCGCAAAAAAATGAGAGATACCCGATCTCTGCTACCATATAAAGCAGATTGAATCTGTAAAATAGATCTCTGCTACCCTGCAAAGAACCTGATCTATGAGTACATGGGAAATGGTAGCGTACGCATGACTGGTTGCGTCAGAAAGATCTGGCTAGTGCTAAAATATTGTTGAACTGGCCAACAAAA
Above is a genomic segment from Setaria viridis chromosome 4, Setaria_viridis_v4.0, whole genome shotgun sequence containing:
- the LOC117852364 gene encoding uncharacterized protein, which codes for MSGPTTCCRFPQLLVLLLFLLLAGGGRSQPAAGDRETLLTVKKDWGSPSQLKSWDPAAAPDHCNWTGVACATGGGGVVTGLTLSHLNLTGSVPASVCLLKNITHLDLSYNNLTGAFPAAALYACAELRFLDLSNNQLSGPLARDIDGLSPAMEHLNLSTNSFAGEVPPAVTRLTELKSLLLDTNRFTGAYPAVGISELAGLEVLTLAYNAFAPAPVPAEFAKLTNLTYLWMDKMNLTGEIPEAFSNLTELTVFSLASNALTGSIPAWVLQHAKLQNLYLFDNSLSGELPRSVTAVNLIELDLSSNKFTGEIPEDFGKLKNLTLLFLYKNQLTGTIPASIGLLPLRDVRLFNNHLSGELPPELGMHSPLGNLEVGNNNLSGPLRETLCANGKLYDIVAFNNSFSGEFPAKLGDCVTINNLMLYNNRLSGDFPVKIWSFPKLTMVMIQNNSFTGTLPSEISFNISRIEMGNNMFSGSFPALAKGLKVFHAENNRLGGELPSDMSKLGNLTDLSVPGNRITGSIPASIKLLQKLNTLDLSGNRISGVIPPGSIGTLPSLTTLDLSDNLLTGSIPSDISNLINSLNLSSNQLTGEVPVLLQIAAYDRSFLGNPGLCARAGSGTNLPTCRGGGRGAHDELSKGLITLFGMLAGIVLVGSIGIAWLLFRRRKESHEVTDWKMMAFTHLNFSESDVLSNIREENVIGSGGSGKVYRIHLGAAGGRDEEAGGMGGAGRMVAVKKIWNSRKVDEKLDKEFESEVKVLGSIRHNNIVKLLCCISSQEAKLLVYEYMENGSLDRWLHHRDREGAPAPLDWPIRLAIAIDAAKGLSYMHHDCAQSIVHRDVKSSNILLDPDFQAKIADFGLARILAKSGEPESVSAIGGTFGYMAPEYGYRPKVNEKVDVYSFGVVLLELTTGKVANDSGADMCLAEWAWRRYQKGAPFDDIVDEAIREPAYMQDILSVFTMGVICTGENPLTRPSMKEVLHQLIRCEQIAAEACQVDYDGGGAPLLESKKKGSRRRNLSDSGRWNDDDEEDSGNFVVHVV